In one Diceros bicornis minor isolate mBicDic1 chromosome 2, mDicBic1.mat.cur, whole genome shotgun sequence genomic region, the following are encoded:
- the LOC131411229 gene encoding platelet glycoprotein IX-like, with product MPACGALFLLWAAEAAKDCPTQCTCQALETMGLRVDCEGRGLTALPALPAHTRHLLLVNNSLRSIPPGAFDHLPQLQTLSVSQNPWHCDCSLTYLRLWPEDRTPEALPLVRCASPALTTRRPLGQLTGYELGDCGWQPQASWAAPGFWGDVALVVVATLGLALPAGLLCTVTEPLD from the coding sequence ATGCCTGCCTGCGGGGCCCTGTTCCTGCTCTGGGCCGCGGAGGCCGCCAAGGACTGCCCCACACAGTGCACCTGCCAGGCCCTGGAAACCATGGGGCTGCGGGTGGACTGCGAGGGGCGGGGGCTCACCGCCCTGCCTGCCCTCCCGGCCCACACCCGCCACCTCCTGCTGGTCAATAACAGCCTGCGCTCCATACCCCCCGGCGCCTTTGACCACCTGCCCCAGCTGCAGACCCTCAGCGTGTCGCAGAACCCCTGGCACTGTGACTGCAGCCTCACCTACCTGCGCCTCTGGCCGGAGGACCGCACGCCTGAGGCCCTGCCGCTCGTTCGCTGTGCCAGCCCCGCCCTCACCACCCGCCGCCCGCTGGGCCAGCTGACGGGCTACGAGCTGGGCGACTGCGGCTGGCAGCCACAGGCGTCCTGGGCCGCCCCGGGGTTCTGGGGGGACGTGGCGCTGGTTGTCGTGGCCACGCTGGGCCTGGCTCTCCCGGCTGGCCTGCTGTGCACCGTCACAGAGCCCCTGGACTGA